In the Desulfuromonas sp. DDH964 genome, TTTCGTCGCCTACCCCCTGATCTATAAAAAAATTGTCGGGGACAACCCCGGAGAAAAACGGATTCTTCTCGGAGCGGTTGTGGCCGCCCTGGTCGGATTGCAACTGGGGGCCCTCAACGTCGTCTTGGAGACCGTCGCCTCCGGGATTTCCTCGCTTCCCTTTACTACTTTCGTACTCCTGATGCAGCCGGTGCATCTCGCCATCGGCCTCGTCGAGGGACTGGTGACCGCAACCGTCGTCCTCTTCGTCTGGAAATCCCGCCCGGAGATTCTCGAACTCACCGCGGAAGCCCGCCCCTTTGGCACCCTCCCGATCCGCAAGGTCCTGGTCGGCCTGCTCGCCACGGCGGTCGTCACCGGCGGCGCCCTCTCCTGGTTCGCCTCGGCCCATCCTGACGGCCTGGAGTGGGCGATCCAGGGGGTGACCGGCCGCGAAGAACTGGACGCTCCCGAGCACGGCGTTCATGGCTGGCTCGCCGGCCTGCAGGAGAGCCTCGCCTTTTTGCCTGATTACGGTTTTCGGACAACTTCGGCCGGGCCGGAGCCGGAAGTTGCAACGACCGGGGCGGAAGCCTGGCCGGCCGTCGATGCCGGCACCAGTCTCTCCGGGCTGGTCGGCGGCGTCCTGACCCTGGCCCTGGCTGCCATCGTCGGCCTGGTCCTGAAACGACGTGCGCAGCCAGGCCGGAGTCGGGAGAGGACATCAAATTAACGTTAAATATTTCAAGACCAGGTCGAACCCTGGTTGGCAGACAGGCGGGGAACCAACCGACAAGGCCCGGCGGGGGAACTCTGGACCTCGTGGGGAGGTCTTGAGACCTACGGTGCCAACGTAACCTCGACCCATTTGTCGCCACCCTCAACTTCACGCCGACGACCGGGGTGGCCCTGACGGCTCCCCTCCCGCCGTCAGGGGAGGTGCGCCGCTGACTTTTGTCGGCACCCACGGCACTTGACCCTCGACGCCTCCGACCTGTGCGGTTATACTGACCACTAACATCCGGCTCCCGTCACCGCCTTTTCCGACCGCGGTGGCCGAAAACCGCGCTTTCACTTTCGATGGTGCCAAACAGGAGTGTTTATGGTCAGGTGTCTCGCCAATCTGCTGATTTTGATGCTGGTGGCGGCAGCGGCACCAGTCCAGGCAGATGGGAGCCTGGTCATCCCGGGGACCGGAGACAGTCAGGAACTCCTGCAGGAACTCGCCCGCGCCTTTGAAGCGTCCCACCCCGGCGCCAAAATCGAAATCCCGGAGAGCATCGGCAGCTCGGGGGGAATAAAGAACCTTATCGCCGGCAATGCCCTGCTCGCCCGAACCGCCCGCCCCCTGAAAGAGAGCGAGCGCCAGGCCGGCCTTGACTACCTCCCCTTTGCCTACTCACCCATCGTCTTTGCTGCCCACCTCGAAAAGCCCTGCGTGGAAAACCTGAGCAGTGATCAGGTAGTCGGCATCTTTTCAGGCGCCATCCGCAACTGGAATCAGCTCGGAACCTGCCCCGATCATGTCATCTATGTCGCCAACCGGGAACCGGGCGACTCCTCCCGCAGCGCCATCAATGCCCATCTCCCCGCCTTCGCGGCGATCGCCGAGCCGGCCGGGGAAACGGTCTATTCCACTCCGAAAACGGTGGGAGTCCTGCAACGCCACCCTTACACCATCGCTTATGCCCCGCTGGCGGCGCTTACCGATTTTTCCCTTAGGGTACTGGCGCTCGATGGCCAGGCGCCGACGGTGGTCAACGTGCAGAACGGGAGCTATCCCCTGGTCATCCCCCTGGGGCTGGTGTGGAAAGGGCAGCTCCCCGCTGTGGCCCGGCCCTTCGTCGAGTTCCTCTTCAGCCCGGAAGGGCAGCGCCTGATTCGCAGCAAGGGCCTGATCCCCGCCAAAGTCGGCAAGGGGCACCAGACGGCCGGAGAATGATTCGATCCCGGAAGCCCACCCCTCCACCAAGGACACCGATCCTCATGGGCCAGACCCTTCGAAAGAAGATATTCCTCGCCTATGCCTTGCCGGTTCTGGTCAGCCTGCTGGTGCTGGCCGCCATGTGTTACGGCCTGATCCGAAGATCGATTGACAGCAACCAGAAGGAAAAGCTGGTCATCCTGGCGGCCGATTTCAGTCATCGCATCGAAGCCAAACTCCAGGATCGCATGGCGACCCTGGCCCGGGTGGAAACTCTCGACTTCGTTCACAACTTCCGGGAACTGGCCCTCTCCAGCCATTTGGCAAAATTCGCCCGCCCGCTGCCGGTGCTGAGTTATCTCGACCAGCAGGGGCAGGAGGAGGTCAAGGTAGTTCACGGCCGCAAGAATGACCAGCTGCTGAATCTTGCCGGGGAGCCCTGGTTCGCTGCAGCGCTGGCACACAAGAACGAAGTGGTCATCGGCAATATCGGAATCAGCCCCGAGCTCAACCAGCCCTGCCTCACCCTCGCGATTGCCCACTTCAATTACTTCGGCGACGAGTTCGAGGGGGTCCTGAAGGGAGAAATTCCCCTTGCCGACCTTAGCGCCGATCTCCACGACCTCGCCCCAGGTCGCAGCGGGCACGGCATTCTGGTCGATGACCGCGGCAGGGTTCTCTTTCCCCACGATCCGCAGCAACCGTTCCGCCCGCTGCAGGGGGATGCCGCACTCCTCGCCCTGCTGGGAGAGGATGCCCCCGCCCACTCCGCCGCCGGCCTGGTGCAGCTTGCCGGCGCTGGCGCGCTGGTGGCGCATGCCAGCGTCCCGAGTACCGGGTGGTCGGTTCTGGCAGTTCTCCCTTATGTTGAATTCATTTCTCCCTCGCTGAGCCTGGCGGGCTATACCCTCGCCACCCTGCTGCTGGCGCTCGCCCTCGGGCTGCTGCTGGCCCACGCCATTGCCCGGCCCCTGGCCCGCAACCTGAGCAAGGTCATCGACCATACCGCCGTGATGGCCGCCGGCACCCTCGACCGTAACCTGGAGATTCACTCGGGAGATGAGCTTGAATCCCTCGCCACCTCCCTCAACCAGATGTCGAGCAGCATCCGGCAGGCACTGGCGGCGCGGGATTCACGGCAGAACATCCTGCAGACCATCATCGACCCCCTGGTCATCCTCGATCACCAATTCGCCCTCCTGGAAGTGAACGCGGCCGCCCGCCACCTGCTGGGGCGGGACCGAAGTGCCTTGGTGGGGGTGCCGATTACCACCTTTCTCGGCGCCTCGACAGCGGAAGGGGAGCTGCTGCTGGCCGAGATCCAGCGCCGCGGCACCCTGCAAAATCGGGAAACCCGGCTGCGTGTTTCCGCCGGGACAACCGTACCGGTGCTCCTCTCCTGTTCGACACCCGATCCGACCGTCAACCGGGAGATTGGCCTGGTCGCCATCTTCAAGGACATCTCCGCCCTCAAACAGGCGGAAGAAGAACGCCGCCAGGCGCTGCTTTTCGTCGAGACCCTCCTCAATCGGTCGCCGTTGGGCATCCGCGTCTTCGACGGAGTAACCGGCGCCTGCCTCCGCGTCAACCCGGTGGCGGCGGCCATCTCCGGCGGATCCGAGAAGGCCCTCCTTGCCCAGAATTTTCGGGAACTCCAGTCGTGGCATGAGACCGGACTGAGCGGGAAAGCAGAGGCAGTTCTCGGCGACGGCGTGCCGCGCCAGCGGGAAACAAATTTGACAACCTCCTTTGGCAAGACGATGGACGCCCGCTACTTTTTCTCCCGTTTTCTGGTGGAGGGGCACCCCCATCTGCTCGTCATCAGCCAGGACATTTCCGAGGAGAAACGCCTGGTCGATGAGAACCGTCGTATCGAAGAGCAGATGCTGCATGTGCAGAAGCTGGAAAGCCTCGGCGTTCTCGCCGGCGGCATCGCCCATGACTTCAACAACATTCTGATGACGGTGATCGGCAATGCCGACCTGGCACTGATGCGGCTCCCCGCAGAATCTCCGGCGGTCAACAATCTGAAGCAGATCGGCGAAGCGGCCGGCAAGGCGGCCGACCTGGCCGGCCAGATGCTCGCCTATTCAGGGCGCGGCAAGTTCGTGGTTGAATCGATCGACCTCAATCGCCTCATCGAAACCATGATGCACATGCTGGAGGTCTCCATCACCAAAAAGGCGGTGCTTCGCTTCGATTTCAGCCAGCAGCTGCCGGCGGTGGAAGGCGATGCGACCCAGTTGCGCCAGGTGATCATGAATCTGGTCATCAACGCCTCCGAGGCAATCGGTGACCGCAGTGGCGTCATCGCCATATCGACCGGCGCCATAGATTGCGACCATGGCTACCTGCGCGATACCTGGCTCGACGAGGGGCTTGCGCCCGGACTCTATGTCTTCTTCGAAATCGCCGACACCGGTTGCGGCATGGACCAGGAGACAATCCAGCGCATCTTCGATCCTTTTTTCAGCACCAAGTTCACCGGTCGCGGGCTGGGGATGGCCGCGGTCCTCGGCATTGTCCGGGGGCACAAAGGGGCGATCAAGGTCTACAGCGAACCGGGGCAGGGGACCACCTTCAAGGTCCTGTTGCCGGCCTGCGCCCTGCCGCCGGAGACCGGGCAGGAGGATAGTCCCGCCGAGGAATGGCAGGGGTCTGGGCAGGTCCTGCTGGTCGATGATGAAGAGACCGTGCGGGCGGTCGGCAAGATGATGCTGCAGGAACTCGGCTATGAGGTCATCACTGCCGCCGATGGCCGGGAAGCCCTGGAGCTGTTTAAAGCTCACCGGGAGGAGATCGTCCTGGTGCTGATGGACCTGACCATGCCGCATATGGGCGGGGAGGAGGCCTTTCGCGAGCTGCGCCGCCTCGACCCGCAGCTCAAGGTCATCATCACCAGCGGCTATAATGAGCAGGAGGTCGCCCTGCGCTTCGTCGGCAAGGGCCTGACCGGTTTTCTGCAAAAACCGTTTCGGCTCGCCGTCCTTCGGGAAACCTTTCGTAGCATCGGGACCGGGTAACCGGAGAGGCCCGGGGTTCGAACGCTACTTCGCGCAAAGCAAAAGCCCCGTCGATTTGACGGGGCTTTTGCTTTGCTGGCGGCATGATTGGCTCACTCCGGCGTTGCCGCTCCGAGCAGCTCCATCAGATGCAGGACCTCCTGCTTGAGACCGGCCTGCCGGACACCCCAGGCGAGCTGCAGCTGGCAACCGGGGTTGGCCGTAACCAGGATGTCGGCGCCGGTCTGGCTGACGTTGTTCAGTTTGCGATCGAGTACCTGCTGACTGGCGGCGGAGAACTTCAATCCCCAGGTGGCGGCCGAGCCGCAGCACCAGCTCGCCTCTGCCATCTCGCGCAGCTCGACCCCGGGGATCCGCCGGAGCAGCTCCCGCGGCTGGCGTGAGATCCCCTGGGCATGGCAGAGGTGGCAGGGCTCGTGGTAGGTGACGGTTTTTGCGACGGCCGTAAGTCCCGCGGTGCGCAGCCCGACCTCGGCGAGGAATTCGCTGACATCGCGGATCTTGGCGCGGAAGGCCGCCAGGCGGTCGTGCTCGGCCAGCCCTTCCAGAATCTCCTCGTACTCCTTGAGTGAGGCGCCGCAACCGGCGCAGTCGGTGACGATGTAATCGACATCCTGGCGCAGGAAGAGTTCGAGATTGAAGAGCGCCAGCTCCCGAGCGGTCTGCCGGTCCCCCTCGGAGAGGTGGGGCGCTCCGCAGCACCTGGTCGCCTGCGGCGTGAGGACGTCGAACCCCTGGTGCGCCAGCACCCGCACCGACTGGCGGGAAACGCCGGGATACAGCAGGGTCATGACGCAGCCGAGGAAGAAGCCGACCTTGCCGCGTTTTTCCCCCCGCGCCGGGATCAATTCCGGCAGCTGCGGGCGCAGCGGCGCCGCCAGCTGGGGCAGCATCCCCTCGACCTTCTCCATCCAGGCCGGGCCGAGCTTCAGGGCCTTCGAATGCCGCACCAGCCACTGGATGCCGAGGCGCTGGTAGAGTCGGGCCGGCAGCATCGACTTCTCCAGCAGGTCGGGATCGGGGAGCATGCGCTGCAGGATAAAGGCGCGAAAGCTCTTGCCAAGATGCGGCGGCGGGAGCTGTTGGTGGGACTGGCTGCGGCAGACCTCCATCACCTCGCCGGCGCGTACCCCGGAGGGGCAGGCAGTGGTGCAGGCACGGCAGTCGAGGCAGAAAAACGCCTCCTCCTTGACTGCTTCGGTAAATTCGAGCTTCTGCTCCGCCACCGCCCGGGCCAGGGCAACGCGCCCGCGGGGGCTGGAACGCTCGCGACCGGTGAGGGCGAAAGTCGGGCAGGTCGGCAGACAGAAACCGCAGCGCATGCACTGCAGCACATCCTCGTACTGCGGCGCGTCCTCGGCAGTGAAGTTGCCGAGCTTCTCCTTAGTGCGATACACGGAACCCCTCCTCGACATGGGTCTGGGTGCAGGGGTCGTGCTCGTCGAAAATCTTGCCGGGGTTGAGAATCCCCGCGGGATCGAAGGCATCCTTGATGCGCCGCATCACCTTCACCCCGCCGGCGCCGATCTGGCGGGCGAGATATTCCTTCTTCGCCAGGCCGATACCGTGCTCACCGGAAACAGTCCCCCCCCAGGCGAGGACCTGGGTGTAGAGGTCGTCATAGAAAGCGTGGGCGCGCGCCATCTCCTCCTGGTTGCGCTCGTCACAGAGGACCGTCGGATGGAGGTTGCCGTCGCCGGCATGACCAAAGGTGCCGACCTTGAGCTGGTACTTCGCGGTCAACCGTTCGATCTCGGCAAAGGTCTCGGCGAGCATCGAGCGCGGCACGGTGGCATCTTCGAGCAGGGTCGTCGGCGAGACCCGGGCGAGGGCCGACAGGGCGGTGCGCCGCGCCGCCGCCAGCTGGCCGGCTTCTTCAGCGTCCTTGGCGACATGGATCTCTGCCGCCTTCACCGCCTTGAGGATCTTCTCGACGCCCGCTGCCTCCTCCTCGACCTGGGCGGGGTGGCCATCGACTTCGATCAACAGCAGCGCCGCCATCTGGCGCGGCAGACCGATCCTGACGTAATCCTCGACACAGTTGATGGTCGCCCGGTCCATGATCTCCATGGTCGAGGGGATGATCTTGGCGGCGATGATCTTCGATACCGCTTCGCCGGCAGTGCGGATATCGTCGAAGTAGGCGAGAAAGGTGCGCCTGGCCTGCGGTGGCGGGATCAGCTTGACGGTCACCGCGGTGATAATGCCGAGGGTCCCCTCGCTGCCGACCAGCAGATCCTTGAAAGAGTAGCCGGCGACATCCTTGACACTCTTGCCGCCGGTGGTGAGCAGACTGCCGTCGGGGAGGACGCACTGCAGGGCCATGACGTAGTCGCGGGTGACCCCGTACTTGAGGCCACGCAGGCCGCCGGCATCCTCCATGACGTTGCCGCCGAGGGTGGAAATCTTCTGCGACCCCGGATCAGGGGGGTAGAAGAGCCCCTTGGCGGCGGTCGCGTTGAAGAGGTCGAGGGTGATCACTCCGGCTTCGCAGGTGGCGGCGAGATTCTCCTCGTCGATCTCGAGGATGCGGTTCATCCGGTTCAGGCAGATCACCATCCCCCCCTTGACCGGCACGCTGCCGCCGGAGAGTCCGGTGCCGCTGCCGCGCGGCACGATGGGGAGCCCTTCGCTGCGGGCGATCTCCATCGCCGCCAGCACCCCTTCGCTGCTGGTCGGGTAGACCGCCACCTCGGGAAGATGATGGACGCCGGGGGTCGAATCGTAGCCGAGGACCAGCAGGTCCTCTTTCTCAAAGGCGACGTTTGCTGTCCCCAGCCTTTGCTGCAGATGTTCAATGGCGGTTTTGGAGATCATTTTTCACCTGTCGCTGGTTGACCATTTTCGCTGTCGGGGATCAGAACCCCTCTTCCCGGTACCCCTCGGGAATCCGCACCACCAGCACCGGTCGCGTCGAACTGTGCAGGACCTTGTGCGTCGTGGTGCCGAGCATCGCGTCACCGAGAACCGTATGGCGATGGGAGCCCATGATGATAAGGTCGGCGTTGCACTCCCGGGCTGCGTCGAGCACGACCTGGGCCGGCTGCCCCTCAAGAATCAGGATCTCACTTACCAGCTTGCGGCATTCGGGACGGGATTCACACTCCATGGCACAAAGGCGCTCGATCCGTTCCCTGAGCCGCTCCTTGACCGACTGGCGCGCCTGTCGGTGCATCTGCTCGGCCTGCTCCCGGGAGATATACTGCTCGACCAGGCTCTGGCCGAAGCTGGAAAGGGGTTCGAGGGCATTGACTGCGATAATCCTGGCGTCATACTGGCTCGCCACGCTCAGCGCATAGCGAAAAACGTAGGGGGCCCCGGGGCCCAGGCCGGTTGCATAAACGATGGTGGAAATCTTCGGCAACATGCTCTCCTCCCTTGCAGATGAGTGATGACGCCACTGACGAACCGGTCAGTTACCGCCAAAAAAGATCGAAGGGAGCCAGGTGATGATCTCCGGGAAGGTGATCATGATGGCCAGGCCCACCAACTGGATAACGACGAAGGGGATGATCCCCTTGTAGATATCGCTCATCGTGTACTCAGGAGGGGCCACCCCTTTGAAGTAAAACAAAGCATACCCGAAGGGAGGTGTCAAAAAGGAGGTTTGCAAATTGACACAGACCAGCATGGCGAACCAGAGCGGGTTGAAATTGAGATCCATGGCGATCGGGGTGAAGATCGGCACCACCACCAGCAGAATTGCCGCCCAGTCGATGAACATGCCGAGGAAAAAGACGACCGCCATCATGATCGCCAGAACCACATAGGGGCTGACGTCCATGCCGAGCAGGGCATCGGCCACCACGTCGCCACCGCCCATACTGAGGAAGACCACGCTGAAGAGCTTGCCGCCGATAAAGAGCGCCATGATCATCGCCGTGGTGCGGGCGGTGGAGATCGAGGCCTGGGTCAGAACCTCCCAGTTCAGCTTGCGGTTGCAAAGGGCCAGGACCATGGCGCCGACACAGCCGAGGGCCGCCGCCTCGGTCGGCGTGGCGACTCCGGCGAGGATCGTCCCCATCACGGTCAGGATCAGACTGAAGGGGGGGACGAAGCTCTTCATGGTCATGGTGAACTTCTGGGCGGCGGTGTGGGTCCGTTCTTCGAGGGGGATCGGCGGGCCGAGCTTGGGGTTGATGGCGCAGCGCACGCCGACATAGAGCATATAGAGGCCGGAAATCACCAGGCCGGGAATAATCGCCGCGGCGAAGAGATTGCCGACCGAAGTCTCCTTGAGACCGGTCAGACCGCCATAGACCACCAGCATGATGCTCGGTGGAATCAGGATCCCCAGGGTCCCCGAAGAACAGATGATGCCGGCGGACATGCCGCGGTCGTAGCCGCGCCGCAGCAGGGCGGGGCCGGCCATCAGCCCCATGGCGACCACCGAGGCGCCGATGATGCCGGTGGTGGCGGCAAAGACCGTCGACACCACGATCACCGCCAGGCCGAGACCGCCGCGCAACCCACCGAGCACGATATAGAGGGCATCGAACAATCCTTCCGAGACCTTGGATCGATCGAGAATCTGCGCCATGAAGATGAAGAGGGGGACCGCCACCAGGGTGTAATTGAGAAAAATCCCCCAGGCGTTATTGACGAACAGGTCGAAGAGGGCCGGGACGTTGAACCCGTTATCGATCAGTCCGTAGAGGGTGGCAACTCCGGCCAGCGTCACCGCCAGGGGGTGACCCAGCGCAATGGCCAGCACCAGGGTGCCAAACATGAGGATGGTCAGAATTTCGGGACTCATAATAGCGATTCTCCGGGGGAGGCCGTTAGTCGGATGTGCGCAGGGAACGAAAATCCTGGAGGAGCTTGGCGACCCCCTGCAGGAACCAAAGAATAAAACCGATGGCCATCAGTGTCTTGTAGGGATAGATCGCCGGCGCCCAGGAGGAGGAAGCGTTCTCCCACTGGCTCCAGGAGGTCGCCGCATACTTGACCGACCAGATCGCCAACAGGCCAATGGTGGGGATAAAGATCACCAGGTTGGAAACGATGCGCAGCAGGGTGCGGGGCCGCTGGGACATCCGCGCCTCGAAGACATCGATCGCGACGTGACCGTCATACTTGTGGGCATAGGCCAGCGCCAGCATGAAGTGAACGCCGTAAATGAAGGTGGTCATCTCGAAGGCCCAGGAGGTCGGCGCATCGAAGACATAGCGCATGAAAACTTCGTAAACGACGACACCGACCAGGGGCAAAATAAGGTAGGCGCTGTAGGCGCCGACCTTTTCGTTCAGGGCATCAATGGCCCGGGAAATACTCTGCATATGCTGCCTCTTTCCAAATCGCGGGAGGGGCCCGCAGGGAAGGTCGGCGGGGGTCGGGTCGGCCCCCGCCGATGCCGGCAATTACTGGGTCCGTTTTCCGTTGATATAGTCGTCGATCGGCCAGGGGGTCAGGCCGCTGCGGATCTCGCGCCAGTCGGCAAAATCCTTCTTGAACTGCTCCTGAGAGTCGAGGGTTTTCTTGACGTCGGGGTACTTCCCTTTGAGCTCGTCCAGATATTCCTTGGTGCGCTTGGCGAAGGAGGTGATGGCGGCGTCATCCATCTTGACGAATTCAACCTTCTGCTTGAACAGCTTGATCGCATCGATATTGAGGTTCTCCTGCCAGGCGCTCGACCAGAGCTGGGTCTCCTTGGCCGCGATATCGATAATCCACTTCAGGTCATCGGGCAGCTTATTGTAGGCGTCCTTGTTGATGAAAAAGGCGCACTGTACCGAGGGCTGATGCACGCCCGGTTCGATGACGTACTTGGTGATCTCGTCAAATCCCATCGGGTAGTTGATTGCCGGGGTGGAGAATTCGGCGGCATCGATGACCCCTCGCTCCAGGGCGAGGTAGACCTCACCGCCCGGCAGCGGGGTAACCGACGCGCCGAGAGAGTTCATGATATCCATGTACCACCCCGGGGTGCGGACGCGCATCCCCTTGAAGTCAGCCATCTTGCTAGCTTTCTTGTTGGAGAAGAAGCCCATTTCCTGGCCGCCGTTGCCACCCGGCAGGGCGTAGAGGTTGTAACGGCCGTAGAGCTCCTGCATCTGTTCGAGACCGCCACGCTCATAAAGCCAGATGTTGTAGCCCTCGGTATCGAGGCCGAAGGGGACGGAAGCGAAGGAGACAAAGTTCTCATTCTTCCCTTTCCAGTAGCCGGGCCAGTCGTGACCGATTTCGGCCGACCCCTTGGAGACGGCATCAAAACTCTCCATGGCACCTACCAGTTCCCCGGCCGAGAAGAGTTTGATATCGAGGCGCCCGCCGGAGGCGAGCTTGACCGAGTCGGCAAAATGCTGGGCCATGTCGTAGAAAAGCAGCCCCTTGCTCCAGGGCATGACCATTTTCCAGCGGAACTCTTCCTTGCTCGTCTTGATGGTGCGCAGCTCTTTCTTCACTTCCTCATGCCGCTTGTCGGCGCCGAACTTCTCACGCTTTTCCGCTGAAAACGCCTGCGGAGCGAAGGCCAGCGTCAACGCCAGCGTCAAGCCGATCAACAACCTGATCTTTTTCATGATTTTTCCTCCTCATCGTGCTTGGGGTTAAGGCTACCGGCAGCTCTAAGGCCACCCTGCCCTTTCGGCATCGTTCCCGGCCTTTCTGGCCAATTCAACTAAAGGACAAACCTAAAATTGGTAAGACCATGGCGTTAAAATTACCGCCTGTCCTTTTCGGCGTCAAGGAAAAACAAACGTCGTTTTTAATTTTTTGTCCCCCGCCTTCCTGCGGCGGCCTAGGCAATCAGCCTCCGGGCCGCTATTTTCAGGACTTTGCCCCGCCGCCGGCGGAAAAATCGAGGTTGCCGGCCGGGGATCGCTAGGTCGCCGTCCAGCCACAGTCCATGGTGATCATCGAACCGGTGAAACAGGCTGCCTTCTCGGAGCAGAGATATAGGACCAGATCGCCGATTTCGGAGGGCTCGATCAGGCGCTTGATCGCGGCATTCTTCAGCATGATGGTTTCGACCACCTGCTCCGGCGAGAGGTTGTGGACCCTGGCCTGGTCGGCGATCTGGTTGTCGACCAGCGGAGTTCGGACGTAGGCGGGGCAGATGGAATTGACGGTGATGCCAAAGGCCCCCCCCTCCAGCGCGGTCGTCTTGGTCAGCCCCGAGACGCCGTGCTTGGCCGCAATGTAGGCACTCTTGAAGGGGGAGGCGACCAGGCCGTGCACCGAATTGATATGGATGATCCGACCCCAGCCGTTCTTTTTCATCGACGGCCAGGCATAGCGGGTGAGCAGAAAAGGGGCGGTGAGCATCAGGGCGATCATGAAATCCCACTTCTCTTCAGGGAAATCTTCGACCGGTGAAACGTGCTGGATGCCGGCATTGCTGATCACAATATCGACACGGCCGAACCTCTCCATTGCCGCCTCGACCAGTTTTTTACAGTCCTCCCGCCGCGAAAGGTCGGTCCTGACAAAGAGTCCGCCGAGCTTTTCCGCCGCGGCCACCCCTTTTTCCTCATTGATATCGGCCAGAACGACCAGGTTGTCAGCTGCGGCCAGCGACTCGGCCACCGCCAGGCCGATGCCGCTGGCGGCGCCGGTCACAAGGGCAATCTTTCCAGGCATGACTCTTCTCCTTACCACTGTTTGAGATTGTTCGTGACGGCGAAGGGGCAGCCGGTTTTTTCCCGGACCATCTCCAGCGTCGCTCCCGGTGCAAGTTCCAGCAGGGTCATGCCGCGACCGCGTTCGATGCTGAAGACCGCCAGATCGGTCACCACCATGTCGACCACCTGCTTGCCGGTCAACGGCAGGGTGCAGGTCGTCATCAGCTTGGAAGAACCATCCTTGGCGCAGTGGTCCATCATGACGATGATCTTTTTCACCCCCGAGACGAGGTCCATCGCTCCCCCCGGGCCCTTGACCATGGCGCCGGGAATCATCCAGTTGGCGAGGTCACCGGTCGCGGTGACCTGCATCGCCCCCAGCACCGAGAGATCGATGTGGCCGCCACGGACCATGGCGAAGGACTCGGCGCTGTCGAAAAAGGCGGCGCCGGGGAGCCAGGTGACGGTCTGCTTGCCGGCGTTGATCAAATCGGGATCTTCCTGCCCTTCCACCGGGAAGGGGCCGACGCCGAGCAGCCCGTTTTCGGCGTGGAGGGTGATATTGATCTGCTCCGGGATGTAGTTGGCGACCAGCGTCGGCATGCCGATACCGAGGTTGGCATACATGCCGTCGCTGAACTCCTGGCTGATGCGCCTGGCCTGCCACTCGCGAATCGGCGTGAACCCCTTGATTGTGGTTTTTCCCGCCAGGGTGCGTTGCTCGATCGGCTTCTCGTAGCGGGCGCCGATCAGGATGCGATCGACGTAATTGCCGGGAAGGTGG is a window encoding:
- a CDS encoding universal stress protein, which gives rise to MLPKISTIVYATGLGPGAPYVFRYALSVASQYDARIIAVNALEPLSSFGQSLVEQYISREQAEQMHRQARQSVKERLRERIERLCAMECESRPECRKLVSEILILEGQPAQVVLDAARECNADLIIMGSHRHTVLGDAMLGTTTHKVLHSSTRPVLVVRIPEGYREEGF
- a CDS encoding TRAP transporter large permease, whose translation is MSPEILTILMFGTLVLAIALGHPLAVTLAGVATLYGLIDNGFNVPALFDLFVNNAWGIFLNYTLVAVPLFIFMAQILDRSKVSEGLFDALYIVLGGLRGGLGLAVIVVSTVFAATTGIIGASVVAMGLMAGPALLRRGYDRGMSAGIICSSGTLGILIPPSIMLVVYGGLTGLKETSVGNLFAAAIIPGLVISGLYMLYVGVRCAINPKLGPPIPLEERTHTAAQKFTMTMKSFVPPFSLILTVMGTILAGVATPTEAAALGCVGAMVLALCNRKLNWEVLTQASISTARTTAMIMALFIGGKLFSVVFLSMGGGDVVADALLGMDVSPYVVLAIMMAVVFFLGMFIDWAAILLVVVPIFTPIAMDLNFNPLWFAMLVCVNLQTSFLTPPFGYALFYFKGVAPPEYTMSDIYKGIIPFVVIQLVGLAIMITFPEIITWLPSIFFGGN
- a CDS encoding 3-hydroxybutyrate dehydrogenase; translated protein: MPGKIALVTGAASGIGLAVAESLAAADNLVVLADINEEKGVAAAEKLGGLFVRTDLSRREDCKKLVEAAMERFGRVDIVISNAGIQHVSPVEDFPEEKWDFMIALMLTAPFLLTRYAWPSMKKNGWGRIIHINSVHGLVASPFKSAYIAAKHGVSGLTKTTALEGGAFGITVNSICPAYVRTPLVDNQIADQARVHNLSPEQVVETIMLKNAAIKRLIEPSEIGDLVLYLCSEKAACFTGSMITMDCGWTAT
- a CDS encoding 3-oxoacid CoA-transferase subunit B, giving the protein MKPIFSDAREALKGVVRDNQTIAAGGFGLCGIPENLILALRDSGVKGLTVVSNNAGVDNFGLGLLLQTRQIRKMISSYVGENALFEKQFLSGELELELTPQGTLAEKLRAGGAGIPAFFTRTGYGTVLAEGKTIQSFGGREYVLEESIVADLAIIKAWKADRAGNLVFRYTARNFNPACARAGRVCVAEVEELVEVGELDPHQIHLPGNYVDRILIGARYEKPIEQRTLAGKTTIKGFTPIREWQARRISQEFSDGMYANLGIGMPTLVANYIPEQINITLHAENGLLGVGPFPVEGQEDPDLINAGKQTVTWLPGAAFFDSAESFAMVRGGHIDLSVLGAMQVTATGDLANWMIPGAMVKGPGGAMDLVSGVKKIIVMMDHCAKDGSSKLMTTCTLPLTGKQVVDMVVTDLAVFSIERGRGMTLLELAPGATLEMVREKTGCPFAVTNNLKQW
- a CDS encoding TRAP transporter small permease subunit, with product MQSISRAIDALNEKVGAYSAYLILPLVGVVVYEVFMRYVFDAPTSWAFEMTTFIYGVHFMLALAYAHKYDGHVAIDVFEARMSQRPRTLLRIVSNLVIFIPTIGLLAIWSVKYAATSWSQWENASSSWAPAIYPYKTLMAIGFILWFLQGVAKLLQDFRSLRTSD
- a CDS encoding TRAP transporter substrate-binding protein; this encodes MKKIRLLIGLTLALTLAFAPQAFSAEKREKFGADKRHEEVKKELRTIKTSKEEFRWKMVMPWSKGLLFYDMAQHFADSVKLASGGRLDIKLFSAGELVGAMESFDAVSKGSAEIGHDWPGYWKGKNENFVSFASVPFGLDTEGYNIWLYERGGLEQMQELYGRYNLYALPGGNGGQEMGFFSNKKASKMADFKGMRVRTPGWYMDIMNSLGASVTPLPGGEVYLALERGVIDAAEFSTPAINYPMGFDEITKYVIEPGVHQPSVQCAFFINKDAYNKLPDDLKWIIDIAAKETQLWSSAWQENLNIDAIKLFKQKVEFVKMDDAAITSFAKRTKEYLDELKGKYPDVKKTLDSQEQFKKDFADWREIRSGLTPWPIDDYINGKRTQ